One segment of Leptospiraceae bacterium DNA contains the following:
- a CDS encoding efflux RND transporter permease subunit, with product MRSVIEYFLSKSLLINLLTGLLILVGGFKAVTMNREAFPNINFDIVTITTIYPGASPSEVEKLVTKPIEESVKSVDGVKEFRSTSIENRSGIVVTIDPNVKDTQKVVDDIKSAVDRTEDLPEDSKKPIVQEVTSSRSPVIEINLGVRADANGNPVLTEKEFKQKARQLEELLLDISEVGRVVRRGYRESEMHVDIDPFALDRLSLSTQQIINALKGKNINFPGGTIADAGKEAIVRTVGEFETESEIEKVFIRSNDAGRGIILKDVAKVKEDFEDKQYIEKVNGLYSIVLVVIKKERGDAIRLVDNVKKVVSEYGATQTDFITLSYVNDLSKFIRRRLDVLVSNGLQGFILVVISLFFFLGWRVAMMVALGLPLAMAMTFIILDYMGMTLNLISMLGLIIVVGMLVDDAIVISENIYRYLEEGIEPYEACIRGTAEVIAPVTATITTTIAAFGPMLFVTGIFGKFIYSIPMVVIIALSSSLFEAFFILPSHIYDANKHGIKKGEIKEEGHWFIRVREAYYRPVLSWALLHKFSTLGILLLIFSLCVGSLVKFGKFKLFPGGVEIFLVKISAETGLTLEETEKFARAVEREVSLLTPYKEKPAAGIGSKIQYFFHSIGMFKNEKFYTGEVDNYVTRVGIIQKDVNDPFTKRGKNFAQVVVYLTPDSERKRTTDEIINYLRKRTEWLMNQKALEIAKQKESARANQEKLKNKKQEDENIPIEIPEEFKELQGKLVSLDLEAMQGGPPVGKPVAIEIRGDDFSTLKKIAQEFKDIMGKVEGVIDIGDDFNDGKDEIRLTIDESLAAQAGVSIQQIALAVNTAYQGTVATTIKRADEEVDVRVRFPENFRTSIRSLDKIYVTNNMGNLIPISRMTKYQKLPGIAAINHLDGKRLLTATANLDETKTTSRNANIKIKELVDVAKIIDKYPGYRVRYGGENKDTEESLASLGRSFLIAFFIIFIILVSLFRSFIQPIIVATAIPFSFIGVIIAFVSHDQYFSFLSFIGIVGLAGIVVNDSIVLVDFANQLRAQRPDMSSYEILLETGCVRLRPVILTTVTTVLGILPTAYGIGGSDPFLMPMALAIGWGLAFATFLTLIIVPVLYKVVMDTQIFIKNKFFNNSVKPTKSLNLEATNGL from the coding sequence ATGCGCAGTGTTATTGAGTATTTTCTTTCTAAAAGTCTTCTAATTAATCTATTAACTGGGCTTCTAATTCTTGTCGGTGGGTTCAAGGCGGTTACGATGAACCGAGAAGCCTTTCCGAATATTAACTTTGACATTGTAACAATCACCACAATCTATCCGGGAGCCTCTCCATCTGAAGTGGAAAAACTTGTTACTAAACCTATAGAGGAAAGTGTCAAGTCTGTAGATGGAGTGAAAGAATTTAGATCGACTTCGATTGAAAACCGTTCTGGCATTGTAGTAACTATTGATCCGAATGTAAAAGACACCCAAAAGGTGGTCGATGACATAAAGTCGGCTGTTGATAGAACGGAAGATTTACCGGAAGACTCAAAAAAACCGATCGTTCAAGAAGTAACTTCTAGTAGAAGTCCTGTAATTGAAATTAATCTGGGAGTAAGAGCAGATGCTAACGGCAATCCTGTATTAACCGAAAAAGAGTTTAAGCAGAAAGCAAGACAACTTGAAGAATTACTTTTGGATATTTCAGAAGTGGGTAGAGTCGTTCGGCGTGGGTATCGAGAATCAGAAATGCATGTTGACATTGATCCTTTTGCATTAGATAGACTTTCCCTTAGTACGCAACAAATTATAAATGCACTGAAAGGAAAAAACATTAACTTTCCTGGAGGCACAATTGCAGACGCCGGCAAAGAAGCGATAGTTAGAACGGTCGGAGAGTTTGAAACTGAAAGTGAAATTGAAAAAGTATTTATTCGTTCGAATGATGCAGGCCGCGGAATTATTCTAAAAGATGTTGCAAAAGTAAAAGAAGACTTTGAAGATAAACAGTACATTGAAAAGGTAAATGGGCTTTATTCCATAGTATTAGTTGTTATTAAAAAAGAGCGTGGAGATGCAATTAGGCTTGTTGATAATGTCAAAAAAGTAGTAAGCGAATATGGTGCTACTCAAACTGATTTTATAACTCTCTCCTATGTAAATGATTTATCTAAATTTATTCGACGCAGATTAGATGTTTTGGTATCGAACGGATTACAAGGGTTTATCCTCGTAGTAATTTCTTTATTCTTTTTTCTAGGCTGGCGAGTTGCAATGATGGTTGCTCTTGGTCTACCTCTTGCTATGGCAATGACGTTTATTATTTTAGATTATATGGGTATGACGTTAAATTTAATATCCATGTTAGGGCTTATTATTGTTGTAGGTATGCTTGTAGACGATGCAATTGTAATCAGCGAAAATATTTATCGTTATTTAGAGGAAGGTATTGAACCGTATGAAGCTTGTATTAGAGGAACGGCCGAGGTTATTGCACCAGTAACCGCAACAATTACAACTACGATTGCGGCTTTCGGACCAATGCTTTTTGTTACAGGTATATTCGGAAAATTTATATATTCGATTCCAATGGTAGTAATCATTGCACTTTCTTCTTCCTTGTTTGAAGCGTTTTTTATTTTACCGTCCCATATATATGATGCTAACAAACATGGAATTAAAAAAGGCGAAATTAAAGAAGAAGGACATTGGTTTATTCGAGTTCGTGAGGCATACTACCGACCTGTTTTATCTTGGGCTCTTTTACACAAATTCTCTACTTTAGGAATTTTGCTTTTGATTTTTTCTCTTTGTGTGGGTTCTCTTGTAAAATTTGGGAAATTCAAATTATTCCCAGGTGGAGTCGAAATTTTTTTGGTTAAAATAAGTGCAGAAACAGGACTTACTCTGGAGGAGACAGAAAAATTTGCTCGTGCTGTTGAACGAGAGGTTTCCTTGCTTACCCCCTACAAAGAAAAGCCAGCAGCAGGCATTGGTTCCAAAATCCAATATTTTTTTCATTCGATTGGAATGTTCAAGAACGAAAAATTTTATACTGGGGAAGTTGATAATTATGTAACTCGAGTGGGAATTATTCAAAAAGATGTAAATGACCCGTTTACCAAAAGAGGCAAAAATTTCGCACAGGTTGTTGTATATCTTACACCTGACTCGGAGAGAAAAAGAACAACGGATGAAATAATCAACTATCTTAGAAAAAGAACAGAATGGTTAATGAATCAAAAAGCGCTAGAAATTGCAAAACAAAAAGAATCGGCTAGAGCGAATCAAGAAAAGTTAAAAAATAAAAAACAGGAAGATGAAAATATTCCAATTGAAATTCCAGAAGAATTTAAAGAACTCCAAGGTAAATTAGTTTCCTTGGACTTAGAGGCAATGCAGGGAGGACCGCCTGTAGGAAAACCAGTGGCTATCGAAATTCGGGGAGATGATTTTTCCACTCTTAAAAAAATTGCCCAAGAATTTAAGGATATTATGGGGAAAGTAGAAGGAGTCATCGATATTGGCGATGATTTTAATGATGGAAAAGATGAAATTCGACTTACCATAGATGAATCGTTAGCCGCTCAAGCGGGAGTTTCTATCCAACAGATTGCATTAGCTGTAAATACTGCCTACCAAGGAACAGTAGCAACTACGATTAAACGAGCAGATGAGGAAGTTGATGTACGCGTACGATTTCCGGAGAACTTTAGAACTTCAATTCGATCACTTGATAAAATCTACGTAACAAATAACATGGGAAACTTAATCCCAATATCAAGAATGACTAAATATCAAAAATTACCTGGTATAGCGGCTATTAATCACTTAGACGGCAAACGGCTATTAACTGCTACTGCAAATCTTGATGAAACTAAAACTACGTCACGGAATGCAAATATTAAAATTAAAGAATTAGTCGATGTTGCCAAAATTATTGATAAATACCCAGGTTATCGAGTTCGATATGGAGGGGAAAATAAAGATACGGAAGAATCTCTTGCAAGTCTAGGAAGATCATTTCTAATTGCATTCTTTATAATTTTTATTATCCTTGTTTCTCTGTTTAGGTCTTTTATCCAGCCAATCATTGTCGCAACCGCAATTCCATTTTCTTTTATCGGAGTGATAATTGCATTTGTTTCTCATGATCAATATTTTAGTTTTTTAAGTTTTATAGGGATTGTCGGACTTGCCGGAATTGTAGTTAATGACTCTATTGTACTTGTAGACTTTGCAAATCAGCTTCGCGCACAACGTCCCGATATGAGTTCCTATGAAATACTTCTGGAAACAGGTTGCGTGCGTTTACGTCCTGTAATCCTTACGACTGTAACTACCGTACTTGGAATTTTGCCCACAGCGTATGGTATTGGAGGATCGGATCCTTTTTTAATGCCAATGGCACTTGCAATTGGGTGGGGACTTGCTTTTGCTACGTTTTTGACATTGATTATAGTTCCAGTATTGTATAAAGTTGTAATGGACACACAGATATTTATAAAAAACAAATTTTTTAATAATAGCGTTAAACCGACTAAATCTCTTAATTTAGAGGCGACTAACGGTTTGTAA
- a CDS encoding chalcone isomerase family protein, producing MKKMIKLIVIAISFLLLGMEVFSQAANFTTTGSAIRVKKIAFVSVNVYAITHQMKDIPEARSAAEFINAETDKRFILKMKRDVDSAKIVTAINDAFGLNGYSNKANQDTFSSVLTGDLKENDTITISYNAASKTTTCNYSGKTSTVAGSDFMKATWSIWFGKIDQPSLTTALVGK from the coding sequence ATGAAAAAAATGATTAAATTAATTGTGATAGCAATTTCCTTTTTACTTTTAGGTATGGAAGTCTTTTCACAGGCAGCAAATTTCACAACAACTGGCTCGGCAATTCGTGTAAAAAAAATTGCCTTTGTTAGTGTAAATGTTTATGCAATTACACACCAGATGAAAGATATTCCGGAAGCTCGATCTGCAGCCGAGTTTATCAATGCAGAAACAGATAAACGTTTCATTTTGAAAATGAAAAGAGACGTAGATTCAGCGAAGATTGTTACTGCAATCAATGACGCTTTTGGTTTAAATGGATATTCTAACAAAGCAAACCAAGACACGTTTAGCAGTGTACTTACTGGTGATCTAAAAGAAAACGATACCATCACAATTTCTTACAATGCTGCATCTAAAACTACAACTTGCAACTATTCTGGAAAAACTTCAACAGTGGCTGGTTCGGATTTTATGAAAGCTACTTGGTCTATTTGGTTTGGAAAAATCGATCAACCAAGTCTAACTACTGCACTCGTTGGCAAATAA
- a CDS encoding DUF2797 domain-containing protein — MMEHEGLLPVTYYFVMANYDPSTKKNEKSKPKEVRSEFSVNSLLGKKIKLTFSDEIRCVDCGRITKKSFSQGSCYSCFMNLASNDLCIMRPETCHHHLGTCREPEWGLQNCFKKHTLYLANTSGIKVGITKENPVTKRWVDQGAMYALPVLEFSSRRDSGIVEHALSKFVSDKTAWQTMISSDSLEIDLFQKKEDLLSKIQLNDLVGSFKEIKSKEITTIKYPVLKYPLKKVSYKPDKTKPIEDTLIGIKGQYLLFEKGVINLRSYGGYYMELEVL, encoded by the coding sequence ATGATGGAACACGAAGGGTTACTTCCTGTTACCTACTATTTTGTTATGGCTAATTATGATCCATCTACAAAAAAAAACGAAAAATCAAAACCAAAAGAAGTAAGAAGTGAGTTCAGTGTAAATTCTCTATTAGGAAAAAAAATAAAACTTACTTTTTCGGACGAAATCCGTTGTGTAGATTGCGGGCGAATAACAAAAAAAAGTTTCAGCCAAGGATCTTGTTATTCTTGTTTTATGAATTTAGCTAGTAATGATTTATGTATTATGCGCCCAGAAACATGTCATCACCATTTGGGAACATGCCGTGAACCAGAATGGGGTTTACAAAATTGTTTTAAAAAACATACTTTATATCTAGCAAATACAAGTGGAATCAAAGTGGGGATAACAAAAGAAAATCCAGTTACGAAACGATGGGTAGACCAAGGGGCTATGTATGCGTTGCCTGTATTAGAATTTTCTTCTAGAAGAGATTCTGGAATTGTAGAACATGCTCTGAGTAAATTCGTTTCTGACAAAACAGCTTGGCAAACGATGATTAGCAGTGATTCCTTAGAGATTGATTTATTTCAAAAAAAAGAAGACTTACTTTCTAAAATTCAGTTAAACGATTTAGTAGGAAGTTTTAAAGAAATTAAATCAAAAGAAATAACTACAATCAAATATCCAGTTTTAAAATATCCTTTAAAAAAAGTATCCTATAAACCAGACAAAACCAAACCCATTGAAGATACTCTAATTGGAATAAAAGGACAATACTTACTATTTGAGAAGGGGGTAATCAATCTTCGCTCCTATGGGGGATATTATATGGAGTTAGAAGTATTGTAA
- a CDS encoding CPBP family intramembrane metalloprotease produces the protein MDHTETNVPSFISIKEASWISVFLVLLMFLFSLFSVYFGNETIKNFFELLAYVVSSLIIIYYVLKKHSYIKLTFKKIDLKDILLLIPLSFSLVILSEFLLGLIPINPNIAAIFTDIFSYSPTMFLLTVVCAPILEEVICRGVIQQGLMKKYSIYKSIFWSAFLFGSIHLNPWQFIAGFFIGLVCGWIYYLYDNLTPTILIHFIVNLISMLAQIFIPELSQFGSNTTKLLLNNQDMPYYFVIFISTLVFSICLYSVQKKGSYSETLSISK, from the coding sequence ATGGATCATACCGAAACGAACGTTCCATCCTTTATTTCAATAAAAGAGGCAAGCTGGATATCTGTATTTTTAGTTTTGCTAATGTTTCTATTTTCGTTGTTTAGTGTTTATTTCGGAAATGAAACTATAAAAAATTTTTTTGAATTACTGGCGTATGTGGTATCTTCTCTTATCATAATATACTATGTACTAAAAAAACATAGTTATATAAAACTTACCTTTAAAAAAATTGATTTAAAGGACATTCTATTATTAATTCCTCTTTCCTTCAGCTTAGTAATCCTGTCCGAGTTTTTATTGGGATTAATCCCGATTAACCCCAATATAGCGGCAATATTTACTGATATATTTTCTTATTCACCAACTATGTTTTTACTTACTGTAGTTTGTGCCCCCATTTTAGAAGAAGTAATTTGTAGAGGTGTTATCCAACAAGGACTAATGAAAAAGTATTCTATATATAAATCTATTTTTTGGTCTGCCTTTTTATTTGGTTCCATTCATTTGAATCCGTGGCAATTTATAGCTGGTTTTTTTATTGGTTTAGTTTGTGGTTGGATTTATTATTTGTATGACAATCTGACCCCTACTATATTGATTCATTTTATAGTAAATCTTATTTCAATGTTAGCTCAGATATTTATTCCAGAGCTCAGTCAGTTTGGATCTAATACAACGAAACTGTTATTAAATAACCAAGATATGCCTTATTACTTTGTTATTTTTATCTCCACATTGGTATTTTCTATTTGCCTATACTCTGTCCAAAAAAAGGGATCCTATTCAGAAACACTTTCAATCAGCAAATAG
- a CDS encoding DUF1343 domain-containing protein, with product MSIRIIFIVSLIFVLNCKSSENEGIIRIHPDVSDVKPSSHRFYKEVLPSLSKKKVLLVTNPSGIGINPEKIIQKFAQYEIRLQYLVGLEHGFLGLDEDFSSTPVTIDSTFNVPIYHIYKLKPSDIQLLLAGVDAVIFDVQDMGMRCYTYLTVLKRIMDQIPDKKIQFVLLDHVSPGIEVPTSGDELKTGFENFAADFPLLFFTGLTLGESAKYYNAEYLGNRIDLRIIPVENYTRGMRYEKTGLVWNTPSPNLPNLDSARNYMALVLLEGVNVSVGRGTQAPFVYFGAPWFRDSEEFASVLQANSNSEYYFQPVFFKPAFGPYKDKICRGLRMSVVNLNYNPIKLAYNLIRFMKDKYKRDFRWNSYNEKYFVDNLWGNEGFRKAIDANLTFEDFSSKLKNTEIKYASKIKKYYIY from the coding sequence ATGAGTATAAGAATTATTTTTATTGTTAGTCTAATTTTCGTTCTGAATTGTAAGTCGTCTGAGAATGAAGGCATTATTCGAATTCATCCAGATGTTTCAGATGTAAAACCTTCTAGTCACAGGTTTTATAAGGAAGTATTACCAAGTCTCTCTAAGAAAAAAGTATTATTAGTAACAAATCCTTCTGGAATCGGAATTAATCCGGAAAAAATTATACAAAAATTTGCACAATATGAAATCCGATTACAATACTTAGTTGGGCTAGAGCACGGTTTCTTAGGTCTCGACGAAGACTTTAGTTCTACACCAGTTACTATTGATTCAACTTTCAATGTACCAATTTATCATATTTACAAATTAAAGCCGAGCGATATACAGTTATTACTCGCTGGAGTAGATGCTGTCATTTTTGACGTCCAAGATATGGGTATGCGATGTTATACATACCTAACTGTACTCAAACGAATTATGGATCAGATTCCTGATAAAAAAATCCAGTTCGTTTTGTTAGATCATGTTAGCCCAGGCATTGAAGTGCCCACGAGTGGTGATGAATTGAAAACAGGTTTTGAGAATTTTGCCGCTGATTTTCCGCTTCTATTCTTTACAGGACTCACTCTTGGTGAATCCGCCAAATACTATAATGCAGAGTATTTGGGAAATAGGATCGATTTGAGAATTATTCCGGTAGAAAATTACACAAGAGGAATGCGATATGAAAAAACCGGATTAGTTTGGAACACTCCGTCACCAAATCTACCAAACTTAGATTCTGCTAGAAATTATATGGCTTTAGTACTGTTAGAGGGCGTGAATGTGTCCGTTGGTCGAGGGACACAGGCGCCTTTTGTTTACTTTGGTGCACCTTGGTTTCGTGATTCTGAAGAGTTTGCCAGTGTTTTACAGGCAAATTCCAATAGTGAATATTACTTTCAGCCGGTTTTTTTTAAACCAGCATTCGGACCGTATAAGGATAAAATTTGCAGAGGACTTCGGATGAGTGTTGTGAATTTAAATTATAATCCGATAAAGTTAGCATACAATTTAATTCGATTCATGAAAGATAAATACAAAAGAGACTTTAGATGGAATAGTTATAATGAAAAATACTTTGTAGATAATCTCTGGGGAAATGAAGGTTTCAGGAAAGCGATTGATGCAAATTTAACATTTGAGGATTTTTCCTCTAAGCTAAAAAATACAGAAATAAAGTATGCAAGTAAAATTAAGAAATACTATATATATTAA
- the flgG gene encoding flagellar basal-body rod protein FlgG: MRSLWTAATGMNAQQFHIDTISNNLANVNTTGFKKNRADFEDLVYQHQVLAGTPATAVSEIPTGVNVGHGVRAAASQKLFEIGSFQATGNKLDMAITGEMGFFKIQMPDGTFGYTRDGSFKIDSNQQVVTSNGYLFEPPIVLPENAILNTLQVAEGGEVTVKIGNDIRPTVVGQIELYRFVNPAGLQAIGKNLFKETVASGPEIAGSPGTEGMGDILQGFLEMSNVKIVEEMVAMIVAQRAYESNSKAIQTSDSMLSTAISLKR, from the coding sequence ATGCGTTCTTTGTGGACAGCCGCAACAGGGATGAATGCCCAACAATTTCATATAGACACAATTTCCAATAACCTTGCCAATGTGAATACAACTGGTTTTAAGAAAAACCGAGCAGATTTTGAAGATTTGGTTTACCAACACCAAGTTTTAGCAGGAACTCCCGCTACAGCAGTGAGCGAAATTCCTACAGGAGTAAATGTGGGGCACGGAGTAAGAGCAGCTGCGTCTCAAAAATTATTTGAAATAGGTTCTTTTCAAGCTACGGGAAATAAACTAGATATGGCTATCACTGGTGAAATGGGATTTTTTAAAATCCAAATGCCAGATGGTACTTTTGGTTATACGAGAGACGGATCCTTTAAAATTGATTCAAATCAGCAAGTAGTTACGTCTAACGGTTATTTATTTGAGCCTCCAATTGTTCTTCCTGAAAATGCTATCTTAAATACTCTCCAAGTAGCGGAAGGTGGAGAAGTTACTGTCAAAATAGGAAATGATATTAGACCAACTGTAGTGGGGCAAATTGAGCTTTACCGTTTTGTGAATCCTGCCGGTTTACAAGCTATAGGAAAAAATCTTTTTAAAGAAACTGTAGCGTCTGGGCCTGAAATAGCAGGTTCCCCGGGTACAGAAGGAATGGGCGATATTTTACAAGGATTTTTAGAAATGAGTAACGTTAAAATTGTAGAAGAAATGGTTGCAATGATTGTAGCTCAAAGAGCCTACGAATCAAACTCCAAAGCAATTCAAACATCCGACAGTATGTTATCGACTGCTATTTCTCTTAAAAGATAA
- the serC gene encoding 3-phosphoserine/phosphohydroxythreonine transaminase: MSPIKARVYNFNAGPAMLPKPVMELAQKEFLDYMNTGMSIMEMSHRGHHFDEILSSAELTLRELLGIPETYSVIFYPGGATLQFSAVPLNLLKKGESADFAITGVWANKAEQEAKKLGYSTNIIYDDKANNYTLIPNLSDSSISANAKYLHITSNNTIFGTRYKTLPKIKKVPVVADMTSDLLSRKINVEDFGIIFAGAQKNIGPSGLTIVIIKNELLDLVKEPIPIIMNYSIMAKNKSLYNTPPTYSIYIAKLVFDWCKKMGGVDVLEDINETKARNLYSFIDKSRLYTCPVKGDHRSSMNIVFHLKDKSLEKEFTFSSEKRGLHGLPGHRDAGGFRASIYNAMPQEGVDMLIEFMTEFENKH, from the coding sequence ATGAGCCCAATAAAAGCGAGAGTTTACAATTTTAATGCAGGTCCGGCAATGTTGCCAAAACCAGTTATGGAATTAGCCCAAAAAGAATTTTTGGATTATATGAATACAGGTATGTCTATCATGGAAATGAGCCATCGAGGTCACCATTTCGATGAAATTTTATCCAGCGCGGAACTTACTCTGCGAGAATTACTTGGAATTCCAGAAACTTATTCTGTAATTTTTTATCCAGGTGGGGCTACTCTTCAATTTTCCGCTGTTCCACTTAATCTTTTGAAAAAAGGGGAAAGTGCAGACTTTGCGATAACAGGAGTTTGGGCAAATAAAGCCGAACAAGAAGCCAAAAAATTAGGTTATTCTACAAATATTATCTACGATGACAAAGCAAATAATTATACTCTAATTCCAAACTTATCTGATTCGAGTATAAGCGCTAACGCAAAGTACCTTCACATTACTTCTAATAACACAATCTTTGGGACTCGTTACAAAACTCTACCTAAAATAAAAAAAGTTCCAGTTGTAGCCGACATGACAAGTGATTTACTCTCTCGAAAAATAAATGTAGAAGACTTTGGAATTATTTTTGCGGGAGCTCAAAAAAATATAGGCCCCTCTGGATTAACAATTGTAATTATAAAAAATGAATTATTGGATTTAGTAAAAGAACCAATCCCGATTATAATGAATTACTCCATTATGGCAAAAAATAAATCACTGTATAATACTCCACCAACTTACTCAATTTACATCGCCAAATTAGTATTTGATTGGTGCAAAAAAATGGGTGGAGTTGATGTATTAGAAGATATAAACGAAACAAAAGCGAGAAACTTATACAGCTTTATAGACAAATCACGATTATACACTTGTCCTGTAAAAGGTGACCATCGTTCTTCCATGAATATAGTTTTTCATTTAAAAGACAAATCGTTAGAGAAAGAGTTTACATTTTCCAGTGAGAAGAGAGGTTTACATGGATTACCCGGTCACAGAGATGCGGGAGGATTTAGAGCCTCTATCTATAACGCAATGCCGCAAGAAGGTGTTGACATGTTAATCGAATTTATGACTGAATTTGAAAATAAACACTAA
- the ychF gene encoding redox-regulated ATPase YchF: protein MSLNCGIVGLPNVGKSTIFNALTKAGAQMANYPFCTIEPNKGIVEVPDRRLNRLAEIYNPKKIIPTVMEFVDIAGLVKGASTGEGLGNKFLSHIREVDAICHVVRAFEDSNITHVHGKVEPVEDVSIVNYELILSDLESLEKQFPKLQKLGKTNKEAAESSLVMEKIMGILREGKCARLLDMTPEEKKIALKFNLITLKPVLYCANILDSDVSKKDNPLLDKIYAMAKEENAEVVVLCGKIEEEISGLAPEEQIEFLKDIGETESGLNRMIRSAYKLLSLVTFLTAGEQEVRAWTTLVGSSAPKAAAVIHSDFEKGFIRAEVMAFEDVDRLGSPVKVKEEGKLRLEGKDYIVQDGDVIYFRINA from the coding sequence ATGAGTTTAAATTGTGGTATTGTGGGACTTCCTAACGTAGGAAAGTCGACTATTTTTAATGCGCTTACGAAAGCTGGAGCGCAAATGGCAAATTATCCGTTTTGTACAATTGAGCCAAATAAAGGCATTGTAGAAGTACCTGATAGAAGACTAAATCGTCTTGCAGAAATTTATAACCCTAAAAAAATAATTCCTACCGTAATGGAATTTGTAGATATTGCCGGATTAGTAAAAGGGGCAAGCACTGGCGAAGGTCTTGGAAATAAATTTCTTTCTCATATTCGGGAAGTGGATGCAATTTGTCACGTAGTAAGAGCATTTGAGGATTCTAATATCACTCATGTACATGGAAAAGTAGAGCCGGTAGAAGACGTGAGTATTGTGAATTATGAATTAATACTTTCTGATTTGGAAAGTTTAGAAAAACAATTTCCAAAACTCCAAAAATTGGGAAAAACAAATAAAGAAGCAGCAGAATCTTCTTTGGTCATGGAAAAAATTATGGGAATTCTTAGAGAAGGAAAATGTGCAAGACTTCTTGATATGACCCCAGAAGAGAAAAAAATTGCATTAAAATTTAACCTAATTACTTTAAAACCAGTATTGTATTGTGCGAATATTTTGGATTCTGATGTGAGTAAGAAGGATAATCCGTTACTAGATAAAATTTATGCAATGGCAAAAGAAGAAAATGCAGAAGTAGTTGTTCTCTGCGGAAAAATTGAAGAAGAAATATCAGGACTTGCACCAGAAGAACAAATAGAATTTTTAAAAGATATTGGCGAAACAGAAAGTGGGCTGAATCGAATGATTCGTTCTGCCTATAAACTTTTGAGTTTAGTTACATTTTTAACGGCAGGGGAACAAGAAGTGCGGGCGTGGACAACTTTAGTTGGTAGTTCCGCTCCTAAAGCCGCAGCTGTAATTCACTCTGATTTTGAAAAAGGTTTTATTCGTGCGGAAGTGATGGCTTTCGAGGATGTAGATCGTTTAGGTTCTCCCGTAAAAGTCAAAGAAGAAGGAAAACTTAGACTTGAAGGTAAGGACTATATAGTTCAAGATGGGGATGTAATTTACTTCAGAATCAATGCTTAA
- a CDS encoding tetratricopeptide repeat protein, whose amino-acid sequence MKYFYLLILVLSVSIFRIEVYANNLDEIRILREAGRFDEAIELLLKSNYTSDIDSETLLAKLYLDKNSYEEAVKVYTRICNVLNTHDCFNELAITYLSMGSYQQAIDEFEKSLSLNKKSAMVYSNLAQAYLIVKKYDKAEEAHKMAMKLSSENPFVKVNYGVFLIKTKKYSEAKGIFKDVLRENTSMYVAELYLGIAHYMKEEYNSAMIHLNRGILIQPESFDLHYHRALVYYKKGDYVNAFLDLKMAEKISPENPKIQDLKKLVRQDSKL is encoded by the coding sequence ATGAAATATTTCTATTTATTAATTCTTGTTTTGTCTGTATCTATTTTTAGGATAGAGGTATATGCAAATAATTTAGATGAAATTCGTATACTCAGGGAAGCCGGTCGCTTTGATGAAGCAATAGAATTATTATTAAAATCAAACTATACTAGTGATATTGACTCAGAAACTCTTCTTGCAAAACTGTATTTGGACAAAAACTCCTATGAAGAAGCAGTCAAAGTATACACGCGAATATGCAATGTTCTAAATACTCATGATTGTTTTAATGAACTAGCAATTACTTATTTATCGATGGGTTCGTATCAACAAGCAATTGATGAATTTGAAAAATCATTATCTTTAAATAAGAAGTCTGCAATGGTATATTCCAATTTGGCGCAAGCTTATTTAATTGTAAAAAAATATGACAAAGCGGAAGAAGCTCATAAAATGGCAATGAAACTTTCTTCTGAAAATCCATTTGTGAAAGTAAACTATGGAGTGTTTTTAATTAAGACAAAAAAATATTCTGAAGCCAAAGGAATATTTAAAGATGTATTAAGAGAAAATACTTCCATGTATGTTGCAGAACTGTATCTAGGAATAGCACATTATATGAAAGAAGAATATAATTCTGCGATGATTCATTTGAATCGTGGGATTTTAATTCAGCCGGAATCATTTGATCTACACTACCATCGAGCTCTAGTTTATTATAAAAAAGGAGATTATGTAAATGCATTTTTAGACTTAAAAATGGCAGAAAAAATTTCTCCTGAAAATCCTAAGATTCAAGATTTAAAAAAATTAGTAAGGCAGGATTCTAAATTATGA